One part of the Vitis riparia cultivar Riparia Gloire de Montpellier isolate 1030 chromosome 8, EGFV_Vit.rip_1.0, whole genome shotgun sequence genome encodes these proteins:
- the LOC117921084 gene encoding heterogeneous nuclear ribonucleoprotein Q isoform X1, with protein sequence MPRTRASAAAAAQNPNVSENPIECEKPAEPEEHVDLDGDNEDTKEEEVESEEVEEEVEEIEEEEEEEVEEEVEEDEEEEDTYFADAQKDPDGDDEIKSAKGEVDNENRRHAELLALPPHGSEVYLGGIPNNTSEEDLRGFCEPVGEVTEVRCCCLSISSVCFVFYLNCGQQVRILKGKDSAETKGYAFVTFRTKELASKAMEELNNAEIKGRKIKCSASQVKHRLFISNVPRNWGEEDMKKVVTEIGPGVNLVELWKDPQNSSRNRGFAFIEYYNHACAEYSRKKMSNPKFKLDNNASTVSWADPKNVESSAASQVKAVYIKNLPKYMTQDQLRELFGQHGKITKVVIPPAKAGQENCRFGFVHFAERSSAMKALKNTEKYEIDGHILGCSLAKPQADNKKFSGGSNSQKSALLPSYPPWVGYGLLGGAPGTGYGAAGFGQPLTYGRGLTSAGTAMMPMLLPDGRIGYVLQQPGMQPYTPPSQPRSDRSGGGSSSGGRHSGDRGYGRRWYNPY encoded by the exons ATGCCAAGGACAAGAGCAAGTGCTGCAGCTGCAGCACAGAATCCAAATGTATCTGAGAACCCCATTGAATGTGAAAAGCCTGCGGAACCTGAAGAGCATGTGGACCTTGATGGAGACAATGAGGATACAAAGGAGGAAGAGGTTGAGTCTGAAGAAGTAGAGGAAGAAGTGGAAGAGATagaggaagaggaggaggaagaagtagaagaagaggtggaagaagatgaagaggagGAAGATACCTACTTTGCTGACGCACAAAAAGATCCAGATGGTGACGATGAGATAAAATCTGCCAAAGGAGAAGTAGACAATGAAAATAGAAGGCATGCAGAACTACTAGCACTTCCTCCTCATGGGTCAGAGGTCTACCTTGGTGGCATTCCAAATAATACTTCTGAAGAGGATTTGAGGGGCTTTTGTGAACCTGTAGGAGAAGTTACAGAGGTAAGATGCTGCTGTTTATCAATTTCTTCTGTgtgttttgtattttatttaaattgtggACAACAGGTGAGAATTTTAAAGGGAAAAGATTCTGCTGAAACCAAGGGCTATGCTTTTGTGACATTCAGAACCAAGGAATTGGCTTCTAAGGCAATGGAGGAGCTGAATAATGCCGAAATAAAG gGAAGAAAGATAAAGTGTTCAGCATCTCAAGTAAAGCATCGATTGTTCATTAGTAATGTCCCCAGAAACTGGGGAGAGGAAGATATGAAGAAGGTTGTAACAGAGATTGGACCTGGAGTTAATTTGGTGGAGCTTTGGAAG GACCCACAGAACTCCAGCCGGAACCGTGGATTTGCTTTCATCGAATATTATAATCATGCATGTGCAGAATACTCAAGAAAAAAGATGTCAAATCCTAAATTTAAGCTTGACAATAATGCTTCAACCGTGAGTTGGGCTGACCCTAAAAACGTGGAGTCTTCTGCTGCTTCACAG GTAAAGGCAGTATACATCAAGAATTTACCAAAGTACATGACTCAAGATCAGTTAAGGGAGTTGTTTGGACAACATGGAAAGATCACAAAAGTAGTTATTCCTCCTGCAAAGGCTGGACAGGAAAACTGCagatttggttttgttcacttTGCTGAAAGGTCCAGTGCCATGAAGGCACTAAAGAACACTGAAAAATACGAAATTGATG GTCACATTTTAGGGTGTTCTCTTGCGAAACCACAGGCAGATAATAAGAAGTTTTCTGGTGGATCAAATTCACAGAAGTCAGCCTTACTTCCAAGCTACCCTCCTTGGGTTGGTTATGGTTTGCTTGGTGGTGCTCCAGGTACAGGATATGGTGCTGCAGGCTTTGGACAA CCACTGACCTATGGTAGGGGACTGACTTCTGCTGGCACAGCCATGATGCCAATGCTTTTGCCTGATGGAAGGATTGGATATGTCCT GCAGCAGCCTGGAATGCAGCCATACACCCCTCCATCACAGCCGAGGAGTGACAGGAGTGGAGGCGGCAGCTCTAGTGGGGGAAGGCATAGTGGTGACAGAGGCTATGGCCGCAGATGGTATAATCCATATTGA
- the LOC117921084 gene encoding heterogeneous nuclear ribonucleoprotein Q isoform X2: MPRTRASAAAAAQNPNVSENPIECEKPAEPEEHVDLDGDNEDTKEEEVESEEVEEEVEEIEEEEEEEVEEEVEEDEEEEDTYFADAQKDPDGDDEIKSAKGEVDNENRRHAELLALPPHGSEVYLGGIPNNTSEEDLRGFCEPVGEVTEVRILKGKDSAETKGYAFVTFRTKELASKAMEELNNAEIKGRKIKCSASQVKHRLFISNVPRNWGEEDMKKVVTEIGPGVNLVELWKDPQNSSRNRGFAFIEYYNHACAEYSRKKMSNPKFKLDNNASTVSWADPKNVESSAASQVKAVYIKNLPKYMTQDQLRELFGQHGKITKVVIPPAKAGQENCRFGFVHFAERSSAMKALKNTEKYEIDGHILGCSLAKPQADNKKFSGGSNSQKSALLPSYPPWVGYGLLGGAPGTGYGAAGFGQPLTYGRGLTSAGTAMMPMLLPDGRIGYVLQQPGMQPYTPPSQPRSDRSGGGSSSGGRHSGDRGYGRRWYNPY, from the exons ATGCCAAGGACAAGAGCAAGTGCTGCAGCTGCAGCACAGAATCCAAATGTATCTGAGAACCCCATTGAATGTGAAAAGCCTGCGGAACCTGAAGAGCATGTGGACCTTGATGGAGACAATGAGGATACAAAGGAGGAAGAGGTTGAGTCTGAAGAAGTAGAGGAAGAAGTGGAAGAGATagaggaagaggaggaggaagaagtagaagaagaggtggaagaagatgaagaggagGAAGATACCTACTTTGCTGACGCACAAAAAGATCCAGATGGTGACGATGAGATAAAATCTGCCAAAGGAGAAGTAGACAATGAAAATAGAAGGCATGCAGAACTACTAGCACTTCCTCCTCATGGGTCAGAGGTCTACCTTGGTGGCATTCCAAATAATACTTCTGAAGAGGATTTGAGGGGCTTTTGTGAACCTGTAGGAGAAGTTACAGAG GTGAGAATTTTAAAGGGAAAAGATTCTGCTGAAACCAAGGGCTATGCTTTTGTGACATTCAGAACCAAGGAATTGGCTTCTAAGGCAATGGAGGAGCTGAATAATGCCGAAATAAAG gGAAGAAAGATAAAGTGTTCAGCATCTCAAGTAAAGCATCGATTGTTCATTAGTAATGTCCCCAGAAACTGGGGAGAGGAAGATATGAAGAAGGTTGTAACAGAGATTGGACCTGGAGTTAATTTGGTGGAGCTTTGGAAG GACCCACAGAACTCCAGCCGGAACCGTGGATTTGCTTTCATCGAATATTATAATCATGCATGTGCAGAATACTCAAGAAAAAAGATGTCAAATCCTAAATTTAAGCTTGACAATAATGCTTCAACCGTGAGTTGGGCTGACCCTAAAAACGTGGAGTCTTCTGCTGCTTCACAG GTAAAGGCAGTATACATCAAGAATTTACCAAAGTACATGACTCAAGATCAGTTAAGGGAGTTGTTTGGACAACATGGAAAGATCACAAAAGTAGTTATTCCTCCTGCAAAGGCTGGACAGGAAAACTGCagatttggttttgttcacttTGCTGAAAGGTCCAGTGCCATGAAGGCACTAAAGAACACTGAAAAATACGAAATTGATG GTCACATTTTAGGGTGTTCTCTTGCGAAACCACAGGCAGATAATAAGAAGTTTTCTGGTGGATCAAATTCACAGAAGTCAGCCTTACTTCCAAGCTACCCTCCTTGGGTTGGTTATGGTTTGCTTGGTGGTGCTCCAGGTACAGGATATGGTGCTGCAGGCTTTGGACAA CCACTGACCTATGGTAGGGGACTGACTTCTGCTGGCACAGCCATGATGCCAATGCTTTTGCCTGATGGAAGGATTGGATATGTCCT GCAGCAGCCTGGAATGCAGCCATACACCCCTCCATCACAGCCGAGGAGTGACAGGAGTGGAGGCGGCAGCTCTAGTGGGGGAAGGCATAGTGGTGACAGAGGCTATGGCCGCAGATGGTATAATCCATATTGA
- the LOC117920500 gene encoding F-box/kelch-repeat protein At1g57790-like isoform X1 — MSCLTLEENIRASAVCKRWYSVAIATRVVNQTPWIMFFPKVGDTYEFYDPLQRETYCIDLPELCGSRVCSTIDGWLLLYRPRTHRVFFFNPFTRESIKLPRYEMSYQIVSVSAAPTSASCIVFTIKHISPTVVAISTCHAGATEWTTVNHQNRLPFVSSIWNKLVYCNGLFYCLSLTGWLGVFDPDDRSWDVLSIHPPKCPENFFTKNWWKGKFMLEHQGELFVIYTCSTENPIVFKLDRNKLVWEEMKTLDGMTIFASFLSSHGRNDLPGIMRNNVFFSKVRFYGKRCISYSLDDCRYYPRKQYHDWGEQDPFESIWIVPPQNFSAFS; from the coding sequence ATGTCCTGTCTAACTCTAGAGGAGAATATTCGCGCATCTGCTGTTTGCAAGAGATGGTACTCAGTTGCAATTGCCACCCGGGTGGTAAACCAAACCCCATGGATTATGTTCTTTCCAAAGGTTGGTGACACGTATGAATTCTATGATCCATTACAGCGCGAGACCTACTGCATTGATTTACCAGAATTATGTGGCTCTAGGGTTTGTTCTACCATTGATGGATGGTTGTTACTATACAGACCTAGAACTCACCGTGTGTTCTTCTTTAATCCCTTTACTAGGGAGTCAATCAAACTGCCGAGATATGAGATGTCCTATCAGATAGTTTCTGTCTCTGCTGCCCCAACATCTGCCAGCTGCATAGTATTCACAATTAAGCATATCAGTCCCACTGTCGTTGCTATTAGCACTTGTCATGCTGGTGCTACCGAGTGGACTACTGTTAATCACCAAAATCGCCTGCCTTTTGTTAGTAGCATTTGGAATAAGTTGGTTTACTGCAATGGACTCTTTTATTGTCTTAGCCTCACTGGTTGGCTAGGGGTTTTTGATCCAGATGATCGTTCTTGGGATGTTCTTTCTATCCATCCACCCAAATGCCCTGAGAACTTTTTTACCAAAAATTGGTGGAAGGGCAAATTTATGTTAGAACACCAGGGGGAGCTCTTTGTTATTTACACATGTTCTACTGAAAACCCTATTGTATTTAAACTGGATCGAAACAAACTTGTATGGGAAGAGATGAAAACCCTTGATGGTATGACAATATTTGCAagtttcttatcatctcatggAAGAAATGACCTCCCGGGAATAATGAGAAATAATGTCTTTTTCTCTAAAGTTCGTTTTTACGGAAAGCGTTGCATATCATACTCTCTCGATGACTGTAGATACTATCCACGTAAGCAGTATCATGACTGGGGAGAACAAGATCCCTTTGAGAGCATTTGGATTGTACCGCCACAAAACTTCTCAGCCTTCAGTTGA
- the LOC117920500 gene encoding F-box/kelch-repeat protein At1g57790-like isoform X3, whose amino-acid sequence MLHRLAETTADKQAITNAEKAVTLELQSWSDLPAELLELIMSCLTLEENIRASAVCKRWYSVAIATRVVNQTPWIMFFPKVGDTYEFYDPLQRETYCIDLPELCGSRVCSTIDGWLLLYRPRTHRVFFFNPFTRESIKLPRYEMSYQIVSVSAAPTSASCIVFTIKHISPTVVAISTCHAGATEWTTVNHQNRLPFVSSIWNKLVYCNGLFYCLSLTGWLGVFDPDDRSWDVLSIHPPKCPENFFTKNWWKGKFMLEHQGELFVIYTCSTENPIVFKLDRNKLVWEEMKTLDGMTIFASFLSSHGRNDLPGIMRNNVFFSKVRFYGKRCISYSLDDCRYYPRKQYHDWGEQDPFESIWIVPPQNFSAFS is encoded by the exons A TGCTTCATAGGTTAGCTGAAACAACCGCAGACAAGCAAGCAATTACAAATGCAGAGAAGGCAGTGACACTGGAGCTACAAAGTTGGTCTGATCTTCCGGCAGAACTTTTGGAACTGATTATGTCCTGTCTAACTCTAGAGGAGAATATTCGCGCATCTGCTGTTTGCAAGAGATGGTACTCAGTTGCAATTGCCACCCGGGTGGTAAACCAAACCCCATGGATTATGTTCTTTCCAAAGGTTGGTGACACGTATGAATTCTATGATCCATTACAGCGCGAGACCTACTGCATTGATTTACCAGAATTATGTGGCTCTAGGGTTTGTTCTACCATTGATGGATGGTTGTTACTATACAGACCTAGAACTCACCGTGTGTTCTTCTTTAATCCCTTTACTAGGGAGTCAATCAAACTGCCGAGATATGAGATGTCCTATCAGATAGTTTCTGTCTCTGCTGCCCCAACATCTGCCAGCTGCATAGTATTCACAATTAAGCATATCAGTCCCACTGTCGTTGCTATTAGCACTTGTCATGCTGGTGCTACCGAGTGGACTACTGTTAATCACCAAAATCGCCTGCCTTTTGTTAGTAGCATTTGGAATAAGTTGGTTTACTGCAATGGACTCTTTTATTGTCTTAGCCTCACTGGTTGGCTAGGGGTTTTTGATCCAGATGATCGTTCTTGGGATGTTCTTTCTATCCATCCACCCAAATGCCCTGAGAACTTTTTTACCAAAAATTGGTGGAAGGGCAAATTTATGTTAGAACACCAGGGGGAGCTCTTTGTTATTTACACATGTTCTACTGAAAACCCTATTGTATTTAAACTGGATCGAAACAAACTTGTATGGGAAGAGATGAAAACCCTTGATGGTATGACAATATTTGCAagtttcttatcatctcatggAAGAAATGACCTCCCGGGAATAATGAGAAATAATGTCTTTTTCTCTAAAGTTCGTTTTTACGGAAAGCGTTGCATATCATACTCTCTCGATGACTGTAGATACTATCCACGTAAGCAGTATCATGACTGGGGAGAACAAGATCCCTTTGAGAGCATTTGGATTGTACCGCCACAAAACTTCTCAGCCTTCAGTTGA
- the LOC117920500 gene encoding F-box/kelch-repeat protein At1g57790-like isoform X2, whose amino-acid sequence MSGKKRRRLKELAETTADKQAITNAEKAVTLELQSWSDLPAELLELIMSCLTLEENIRASAVCKRWYSVAIATRVVNQTPWIMFFPKVGDTYEFYDPLQRETYCIDLPELCGSRVCSTIDGWLLLYRPRTHRVFFFNPFTRESIKLPRYEMSYQIVSVSAAPTSASCIVFTIKHISPTVVAISTCHAGATEWTTVNHQNRLPFVSSIWNKLVYCNGLFYCLSLTGWLGVFDPDDRSWDVLSIHPPKCPENFFTKNWWKGKFMLEHQGELFVIYTCSTENPIVFKLDRNKLVWEEMKTLDGMTIFASFLSSHGRNDLPGIMRNNVFFSKVRFYGKRCISYSLDDCRYYPRKQYHDWGEQDPFESIWIVPPQNFSAFS is encoded by the exons ATGTCTgggaagaaaaggagaagaTTGAAAGA GTTAGCTGAAACAACCGCAGACAAGCAAGCAATTACAAATGCAGAGAAGGCAGTGACACTGGAGCTACAAAGTTGGTCTGATCTTCCGGCAGAACTTTTGGAACTGATTATGTCCTGTCTAACTCTAGAGGAGAATATTCGCGCATCTGCTGTTTGCAAGAGATGGTACTCAGTTGCAATTGCCACCCGGGTGGTAAACCAAACCCCATGGATTATGTTCTTTCCAAAGGTTGGTGACACGTATGAATTCTATGATCCATTACAGCGCGAGACCTACTGCATTGATTTACCAGAATTATGTGGCTCTAGGGTTTGTTCTACCATTGATGGATGGTTGTTACTATACAGACCTAGAACTCACCGTGTGTTCTTCTTTAATCCCTTTACTAGGGAGTCAATCAAACTGCCGAGATATGAGATGTCCTATCAGATAGTTTCTGTCTCTGCTGCCCCAACATCTGCCAGCTGCATAGTATTCACAATTAAGCATATCAGTCCCACTGTCGTTGCTATTAGCACTTGTCATGCTGGTGCTACCGAGTGGACTACTGTTAATCACCAAAATCGCCTGCCTTTTGTTAGTAGCATTTGGAATAAGTTGGTTTACTGCAATGGACTCTTTTATTGTCTTAGCCTCACTGGTTGGCTAGGGGTTTTTGATCCAGATGATCGTTCTTGGGATGTTCTTTCTATCCATCCACCCAAATGCCCTGAGAACTTTTTTACCAAAAATTGGTGGAAGGGCAAATTTATGTTAGAACACCAGGGGGAGCTCTTTGTTATTTACACATGTTCTACTGAAAACCCTATTGTATTTAAACTGGATCGAAACAAACTTGTATGGGAAGAGATGAAAACCCTTGATGGTATGACAATATTTGCAagtttcttatcatctcatggAAGAAATGACCTCCCGGGAATAATGAGAAATAATGTCTTTTTCTCTAAAGTTCGTTTTTACGGAAAGCGTTGCATATCATACTCTCTCGATGACTGTAGATACTATCCACGTAAGCAGTATCATGACTGGGGAGAACAAGATCCCTTTGAGAGCATTTGGATTGTACCGCCACAAAACTTCTCAGCCTTCAGTTGA
- the LOC117920049 gene encoding uncharacterized protein At5g39865: MGCASSKLFRKDLQQEILDKNGECLNHVVSLTSSTYGALKLDNDLPNKESVAEPKRSPPREEAEVINAWELMEGLEDGIPIAVPVKKSPKSLGFLRGFGDIDARSPLKFLNQIASPKRIKRSGGKENKQRANGFGGGGGRSDCSPKLALRDSTPSENIKRVVPTLRVPVKRTPVGDAKADNFESGRGPSLRRMSLSPLFDPELLASFEKELSEEKEQIKKIVSPIPKVQKLRNSRDCESIMDLFEKKCPPGGANAVVIYTTTLRGIRKTFEDCNHVRSILESHHIHMFERDISMDSGLKEELRGLMGTKEVKVPLVFVKGRLIGGADEVVKLEEEGKLDIMFDGVPRALAGCQGCAGVRFVMCMACNGSCKLLDEDQKKMVKCSECNENGLIQCPICC, encoded by the coding sequence ATGGGCTGTGCTTCGTCAAAACTGTTCAGGAAAGATCTCCAACAAGAAATTCTGGACAAGAATGGCGAGTGCCTCAACCATGTGGTGTCTCTCACTTCTAGCACATATGGGGCTCTCAAACTAGACAACGACCTACCCAACAAAGAATCTGTTGCAGAACCGAAGAGGTCCCCTCCGAGGGAAGAAGCTGAGGTCATTAATGCTTGGGAGCTCATGGAAGGTCTCGAAGACGGAATACCCATTGCGGTTCCAGTCAAGAAAAGCCCCAAATCACTTGGTTTTCTTCGGGGATTTGGGGATATCGATGCGAGAAGCCCTTTGAAGTTCTTGAATCAGATTGCTTCTCCGAAGAGGATTAAGAGGTCTGGAGGGAAAGAGAATAAGCAACGAGCAAATGGGTTCGGAGGCGGCGGGGGAAGGTCAGATTGTAGCCCAAAACTGGCTTTGAGAGACTCTACTCCTTCGGAGAATATCAAAAGAGTGGTGCCGACTTTGAGAGTTCCTGTCAAGAGGACTCCGGTGGGCGATGCGAAAGCTGATAATTTTGAAAGCGGAAGGGGGCCTTCATTGCGCAGGATGAGTTTGAGTCCCTTGTTCGATCCAGAGCTTCTTGCATCATTTGAGAAAGAATTGTCTGAAGAGAAGGAACAGATCAAGAAGATAGTTTCTCCGATACCCAAAGTTCAGAAACTGAGGAATTCTCGAGATTGTGAATCTATTATGGatctttttgagaaaaaatgtcCACCAGGCGGGGCAAATGCAGTTGTCATTTACACGACCACGTTGCGGGGAATCAGGAAAACCTTTGAGGATTGCAACCATGTTCGTTCCATTTTGGAATCACACCATATTCACATGTTTGAACGTGATATATCAATGGATTCGGGGTTAAAGGAAGAATTGAGAGGGTTAATGGGGACAAAGGAAGTAAAAGTTCCACTTGTGTTTGTGAAGGGGAGGTTGATTGGGGGAGCTGATGAAGTGGTCAAATTGGAGGAGGAAGGGAAATTGGATATTATGTTTGATGGGGTTCCAAGGGCACTCGCTGGGTGCCAAGGGTGTGCTGGAGTTAGGTTTGTTATGTGCATGGCCTGCAATGGAAGTTGTAAGCTTTTGGATGAGGATCAGAAGAAGATGGTGAAATGTAGTGAGTGCAATGAGAATGGGTTGATTCAGTGCCCTATTTGTTGCTAA
- the LOC117919665 gene encoding uncharacterized protein LOC117919665: MPQVDLETLVSVCGGGGCDRKIACETLADGDVAPEGTDLPEVAPDFPPESFCISKDAELDWFDRNAFYERKESTKGNSTSTNLNPNHNSHSNSSSQRFSLNLKSKASIIGLPKPQKPCYTDAKIRRNCRASNTRLFLKRTEPTGKSAVPMAEPSSPKVSCMGRVRSKKDRSRRLRNRQRSMKSPAEMATAAAEAKMIRSKSGKHKKGGFWKNLKSIFRTGGRAKPIKGVPEPPKQSSPRNSFTARAREMHTSEPESEPPTLGGVQRFASGRRSDSWIGDMEVDVAKSESLDRDFIWRRRAMAPPKEVDCGRDWQHAGPASA, translated from the coding sequence ATGCCACAGGTAGATCTAGAAACCCTAGTTTCAGTCTGCGGCGGCGGTGGTTGTGACCGGAAGATCGCTTGTGAAACACTAGCAGATGGCGATGTTGCACCAGAAGGAACAGATCTCCCAGAAGTTGCTCCTGATTTCCCGCCAGAATCTTTCTGTATTTCCAAAGACGCTGAACTCGATTGGTTCGATCGGAACGCGTTCTACGAGCGAAAAGAATCCACCAAAGGAAACTCCACTTCCACTAACTTGAATCCCAATCACAATTCCCATTCGAATTCTTCTTCTCAGCgattttctttgaatttgaaGTCTAAGGCTTCGATCATTGGGTTGCCGAAGCCACAGAAACCTTGCTATACTGATGCGAAGATCCGGCGGAACTGTCGAGCGTCAAATACGCGACTGTTCCTGAAACGGACCGAGCCTACAGGGAAATCTGCGGTTCCGATGGCGGAACCGTCGTCGCCGAAGGTTTCTTGTATGGGAAGAGTGAGATCGAAGAAGGACCGAAGCCGTCGATTAAGAAACCGACAACGGTCAATGAAATCGCCGGCGGAGATGGCGACGGCGGCAGCGGAAGCAAAGATGATAAGATCAAAATCcggaaaacataaaaaaggtGGATTCTGGAAGAACCTTAAGTCGATATTCCGGACCGGTGGCCGAGCAAAGCCAATCAAGGGAGTTCCGGAGCCGCCAAAACAGTCATCTCCAAGAAACAGCTTCACAGCCAGAGCACGGGAGATGCACACAAGCGAACCGGAGTCGGAGCCTCCCACTCTGGGAGGGGTGCAGCGATTCGCATCCGGTAGGAGATCCGATTCGTGGATAGGCGATATGGAAGTAGACGTGGCAAAATCAGAGTCGTTGGATCGGGATTTCATATGGAGACGACGTGCGATGGCCCCACCAAAGGAAGTTGATTGCGGTCGTGATTGGCAGCATGCGGGACCCGCCTCAGCTTAA